In Leishmania donovani BPK282A1 complete genome, chromosome 35, the following are encoded in one genomic region:
- a CDS encoding amino acid permease, putative translates to MQRTPLVSSHGRSASPIVRFSSPYVKNVVRPKAVLTTLTLLGVIYTASISGGYGLEESVRAGGPLLSILLLCFIPFVWGIPVSLCVAELSCAIPSNAGPIMWVNCAFPSWMTLMTVLWTAFLNSVDNSLYPAVFADYCATLFHLGWLESALVKVIFLCICAVINVVGVALVGVLSVGIMFITILPFFVIFLLQLPHGLNWKRITYIPDRIDWAAFLPVVAWNFSGFDSAGNVIEEVQNPNPTFIRALIIMIAVALATYIPPILAGASAEKLSHVSFDQWGDGFWVKVGEAVGGTPMAATIMVGGTISTLGLMTTLLATTSRSLAGMGTLNAFPSFFSKWLEKYSDTYRTPVNAILVNTTVTCALSLCLTFQTLVQLDQVLYALRLIVILSSFLKLRLTQPLLERPYRAPGGKAAAVVLAGVPITFSAFLIAMTMTGGPFVFYSSVVLIAGTVVVSYITVRFFRSDGFEGSLVEEYEDADMSTYGTILEMESSEWRLLHQRHTFIDCPPRIDVARLHA, encoded by the coding sequence ATGCAGCGGACGCCGCTGGTGTCGTCGCATGGTCGCAGCGCGTCTCCGATCGTGCGCTTCAGCAGCCCATACGTGAAAAATGTGGTGCGGCCCAAGGCAGTGCTGACGACGCTCACTCTGCTCGGGGTCATCTACACCGCCAGCATCAGCGGTGGCTACGGTCTTGAGGAATCCGTCAGGGCTGGCGGCCCGCTGCTGTCCATCCTCTTACTATGCTTCATCCCGTTCGTCTGGGGCATTCCTGTGTCGCTGTGCGTGGCGGAGCTGTCCTGCGCTATTCCGTCGAATGCCGGACCGATCATGTGGGTCAACTGCGCCTTTCCGTCGTGGATGACGCTCATGACAGTGCTGTGGACAGCCTTTTTGAACTCCGTCGACAACAGCCTGTACCccgccgtcttcgccgacTACTGCGCTACGCTGTTTCATCTCGGCTGGTTGGAAAGCGCGCTCGTGAAGGTCATCTTCCTGTGTATATGCGCCGTCATCAACGTCGTCGGCGTGGCGCTTGTCGGCGTCCTCAGCGTCGGCATCATGTTTATCACCATCCTGCCCTTCTTCGTAATCTTCTTGCTGCAGTTGCCGCACGGCCTCAACTGGAAGCGCATTACGTACATTCCGGACAGAATCGACTGGGCGGCGTTTCTCCCCGTCGTTGCGTGGAACTTCTCCGGCTTCGACTCGGCCGGTAACGTGATTGAGGAGGTGCAGAACCCGAACCCGACCTTCATCCGCGCGCTCATCATCATGatcgccgtggcgctggccACGTACATCCCGCCCATTCTGGCTGGTGCCTCAGCCGAGAAGCTGAGCCACGTCAGCTTCGACCAGTGGGGCGATGGCTTCTGGGTGAAGGTCGGCGAGGCGGTTGGCGGGACCCCGATGGCAGCGACTATCATGGTCGGCGGCACCATCTCAACTCTTGGGCTCATGACCACCCTTCTGGCGACAACCTCGCGATCGCTGGCGGGCATGGGAACGCTGAACGCGTTTCCATCGTTTTTTTCAAAGTGGTTGGAGAAGTACTCGGACACCTACAGGACCCCGGTAAACGCCATCCTCGTCAACACCACTGTCACGTGcgctctgtctctctgcctgaCCTTTCAAACGCTGGTGCAACTGGACCAGGTGCTCTACGCGTTGCGCCTCATCGTCATACTTTCTTCCTTCTTGAAACTGCGTCTCACACAGCCACTGCTGGAGCGTCCGTACCGGGCTCCTGGCGGCaaagctgccgccgtcgtcttgGCTGGTGTCCCCATCACCTTCAGCGCGTTTCTCATCGCCATGACCATGACGGGCGGACCATTCGTCTTCTACAGCAGCGTCGTCCTCATCGCTGGCACTGTTGTCGTCTCCTACATCACCGTTCGCTTTTTCCGCTCCGACGGATTTGAGGGGTCACTGGTCGAGGAGTACGAGGACGCGGACATGTCCACATACGGTACGATTCTGGAAATGGAGTCCTCCGAGTGGCGCCTACTTCACCAGAGGCACACGTTTATCGACTGTCCGCCTCGCATCGACGTTGCCCGCCTTCACGCTTGA
- a CDS encoding mitochondrial phosphate transporter, putative: MRSAIAAQPKGWDARYVNPNHPHDTSYYMKCIGGGILACGTTHTPLCPLDVVKCNMQVSPERFKSLGQGLQMVIHQEGYGSKGLMKGWASILFGYSIQGAFKFGLYEYFKDLYANMAGRENAKKYEGIIWLAGSASAEFFADMGLCPFEMTKVKVQTSPKGTFPTGMLAAMASMRADPSSGF; encoded by the coding sequence ATGCGCTCCGCCATCGCAGCGCAGCCAAAAGGGTGGGACGCGCGCTACGTGAACCCCAATCACCCGCATGACACCTCTTACTATATGAAgtgcatcggcggcggcatcctcGCCTGCGGTACGACCCACACGCCGCTCTGCCCTCTCGATGTCGTAAAGTGTAACATGCAGGTGAGCCCCGAGAGGTTCAAGTCTCTCGGCCAGGGGCTGCAGATGGTCATTCACCAGGAGGGCTACGGTTCGAAGGGCCTGATGAAGGGATGGGCATCCATTCTATTTGGATACTCAATTCAGGGTGCCTTCAAGTTCGGTCTCTATGAGTACTTCAAGGACCTCTACGCGAACATGGCGGGCCGGGAGAACGCGAAGAAGTACGAGGGCATCATCTGGCTTGCCGGCTCCGCATCTGCGGAGTTCTTTGCTGATATGGGTCTGTGCCCGTTCGAGATGACTAAGGTGAAGGTGCAGACGTCGCCGAAAGGAACCTTCCCAACGGGCATGCTCGCTGCCATGGCCTCCATGCGCGCCGACCCCTCCTCCGGCTTC